Proteins encoded within one genomic window of Brassica rapa cultivar Chiifu-401-42 chromosome A09, CAAS_Brap_v3.01, whole genome shotgun sequence:
- the LOC117128234 gene encoding uncharacterized protein LOC117128234 yields MERLTRYGLTRSEPWFIIGDLNEIRGNNEKDGGSIWSADSFIPFNNMIRNSSLLEFPARRNKLSWQGRRGKGKGAVMVRCRLDRALANEKWHTLFLCSFTKYLGMVASDHRPVVAYLDDKVLRRKGRFRFDKRWIGQEGLLDSITMGWADSNEGGVEGRTWGIVEKISNCRHEIAKWRKNNPPYGKEKINELQQALEEVQTDNTRSQKDILEVSRKLQEAYKDEENYWHQKSKNVWYSSRDLNTKFYHALTKQRRVRNRIVGLHDVDGNWITEDNGVEKVAIDYFKNLFSTTSPSEFDSFMAEVTPGITLQMNQRLLRLVTEEEVREALFMMHPEKASGPDDMTALFSNTPGILLRMIWLKWSTIFWFREKWMQD; encoded by the coding sequence ATGGAGCGCTTAACTAGATATGGTCTGACGAGATCCGAACCTTGGTTCATTATTGGTGATCTAAATGAGATTCGTGGAAATAATGAAAAAGACGGAGGATCTATATGGAGTGCAGATTCATTTATTccttttaataatatgataCGAAATAGTAGTTTATTGGAATTTCCGGCTCGGAGAAATAAATTGTCATggcaaggaagaagaggaaaagggaaaGGGGCAGTGATGGTTCGCTGTCGTTTAGATCGCGCTTTAGCAAATGAAAAGTGGCATACGTTATTTCTTTGCTCTTTTACAAAGTATCTGGGAATGGTGGCCTCTGATCATCGACCGGTGGTGGCTTATCTAGACGACAAAGTTCTCAGGAGGAAAGGACGATTTCGGTTCGATAAAAGATGGATTGGACAAGAGGGCCTACTGGATTCGATTACAATGGGTTGGGCAGACTCCAACGAAGGAGGAGTGGAAGGGAGAACATGGGGTATTGTGGAAAAAATTAGCAATTGTCGTCATGAAATTGCTAAATGGCGGAAAAATAATCCACCTTATgggaaagaaaaaataaatgagttaCAACAAGCACTGGAAGAAGTACAAACAGATAATACCAGGTCACAAAAGGATATTTTGGAGGTGTCTAGGAAATTACAAGAGGCATATAAGGATGAAGAAAACTACTGGCATCAAAAAAGTAAGAATGTGTGGTACTCATCTCGGGATCTTAACACAAAATTTTATCACGCTTTAACTAAGCAAAGACGGGTTCGTAATAGGATTGTGGGTTTACATGATGTTGATGGGAATTGGATTACCGAGGATAATGGTGTGGAAAAGGTGGCAATAGATTATTTCAAAAATCTTTTTAGTACAACCTCCCCATCGGAATTTGATAGTTTTATGGCAGAGGTTACACCTGGAATTACTCTTCAGATGAATCAACGATTATTGAGGCTAGTGACAGAGGAGGAGGTCAGAGAGGCTTTGTTTATGATGCATCCTGAAAAGGCATCAGGACCGGACGACATGACCGCCCTTTTTTCCAACACTCCTGGCATATTATTAAGAATGATTTGGTTGAAATGGTCAACAATTTTTTGGTTTCGGGAGAAATGGATGCAAgattaa